From the Symbiobacterium terraclitae genome, one window contains:
- a CDS encoding flagellar assembly protein FliW, whose translation MEKVFEFPAGLYGFPDIKRYVVADIPGGGDVFKQLLAVDHPDVGFTLVYPFALFPDYNPDIPEEELEAVGAQNAEQVLLYAIAQVPAEFREATANLRAPLLFNPFTRKGRQVILADDRYRTRERLFPSKSAPAEEAP comes from the coding sequence ATGGAGAAGGTATTCGAGTTTCCCGCGGGACTCTACGGATTCCCAGATATCAAGCGCTATGTCGTTGCGGACATCCCCGGCGGCGGCGACGTGTTCAAGCAGCTCCTGGCCGTGGACCACCCCGACGTGGGCTTCACGCTGGTCTACCCCTTCGCCCTCTTCCCCGATTACAACCCGGACATCCCGGAGGAGGAGCTGGAGGCGGTCGGCGCCCAGAACGCGGAGCAGGTGCTGCTCTACGCCATCGCCCAAGTGCCGGCGGAGTTCCGGGAGGCGACGGCCAACCTGCGCGCGCCGCTGCTCTTCAACCCCTTCACCCGCAAGGGCCGGCAGGTCATCCTGGCCGACGACCGGTACCGGACCCGCGAGCGCCTCTTCCCCAGCAAGTCCGCCCCCGCAGAGGAGGCCCCCTGA
- the hpf gene encoding ribosome hibernation-promoting factor, HPF/YfiA family: protein MQVAVRGKNIEITRSLREYVEKKLGKIEKFVDHPISAQVNLYVERGRHIIEVTADLNGLILRGEEATGDMYASIDLVADKLEKQVQKYRSRLRRRGASAGVEAVPAADEDVAADLDGKVVKTKRFPVKPVTVDEAILQMDLLSHDFFVFVNSDTGKVNVVYRRHDGDYGLLEPEY from the coding sequence ATGCAGGTTGCGGTACGCGGCAAGAACATCGAGATCACCCGGTCGCTTCGCGAGTACGTCGAGAAGAAGCTTGGGAAGATCGAGAAGTTCGTGGACCACCCGATCTCGGCGCAGGTCAACCTCTACGTGGAGCGGGGGCGCCATATCATCGAGGTTACTGCGGATCTGAACGGATTGATCCTGAGGGGCGAGGAGGCCACGGGTGACATGTACGCCTCCATCGACCTCGTTGCTGACAAGCTCGAGAAGCAGGTGCAGAAGTACCGCTCCCGGCTCCGCCGCCGCGGGGCTTCCGCCGGGGTCGAGGCGGTGCCGGCGGCCGACGAGGACGTCGCGGCCGACCTGGACGGCAAGGTCGTCAAGACCAAGCGGTTCCCGGTCAAGCCCGTCACCGTCGACGAGGCGATCCTGCAGATGGACCTGCTCTCGCACGACTTCTTCGTGTTCGTCAACAGCGATACTGGAAAGGTGAACGTGGTCTACCGCCGGCACGACGGCGACTACGGTCTGCTGGAGCCGGAGTATTGA